Proteins encoded together in one Vitis vinifera cultivar Pinot Noir 40024 chromosome 4, ASM3070453v1 window:
- the LOC100266212 gene encoding uncharacterized protein LOC100266212 → MESVASNSSPPEHRLHPRFKPTQPVADRIVRAIRHRLRLLHRSESNFFVLGATGNVYTVTLSTNPSCTCPDRTTPCKHILFVFIKVLGVSLDDSCLRRRTLRPCLLSHLLSKPTSPEAVAGAGVRERFHQLFLQAREGSSRPAIEIEDGTMCPVCLDEMGRGEKVVACGTCRNPIHEECLLTWKRTRGRRSASCVICRARWSNRTDQERYLNLAAYVTDDDEVAEGDGGLWGD, encoded by the coding sequence ATGGAGTCTGTTGCCTCCAATTCATCGCCACCGGAGCATCGGTTGCACCCCCGGTTTAAACCTACACAGCCTGTTGCAGACCGGATAGTCAGAGCCATCCGCCACCGCCTTCGTCTCCTTCATCGCTCTGAGTCCAACTTCTTTGTGTTGGGCGCCACTGGGAATGTGTATACGGTGACTTTATCCACCAACCCATCATGCACCTGCCCAGACAGGACAACACCCTGCAAGCATATTCTGTTTGTGTTCATAAAGGTATTGGGGGTCTCTCTTGATGATTCGTGTCTCAGGAGGAGGACTCTGAGGCCGTGCCTGCTTAGTCACCTGCTTAGCAAGCCTACATCGCCTGAAGCAGTGGCAGGGGCTGGTGTTCGAGAGAGGTTTCATCAGCTCTTCTTGCAGGCAAGGGAGGGCTCTTCCAGGCCGGCAATTGAAATAGAGGATGGTACCATGTGTCCTGTTTGTCTTGATGAGATGGGAAGAGGGGAGAAGGTGGTGGCTTGTGGAACATGTAGGAATCCCATACATGAGGAATGCTTGTTGACGTGGAAGAGGACTAGAGGGAGGAGGTCAGCTAGCTGTGTCATTTGTCGGGCCAGGTGGAGCAATAGGACAGATCAGGAGAGGTATCTGAACCTGGCTGCTTATGTTACTGATGATGATGAGGTTGCTGAGGGAGATGGGGGTCTCTGGGGTGATTAG